A region from the Sandaracinus amylolyticus genome encodes:
- a CDS encoding PQQ-dependent sugar dehydrogenase, with protein sequence MRTRSLLTLSLALALTACGGDDDGPVGPVDPWMEFTPLQLPEGTMPLVGAAVVPGTDDEMILLEILGTVRHVRIEEDTVTELGSFTITLEDGCSLLSTAFDPDYETNHFLYVGQCTTVTGSEIVRYTFAPPDYESVVASAQRIYFVDEPMATRAWHQVGSIGFFDDGSMWALFGEQLRSANAQDVTNDLGKILRIVPSRDPAMGGSTPSPLNPFASGGGDESPNVWTWGVRSPFRGALDASGNLWVADVGENTWEEINVVTGPGQNLGWPVHEGLCRELDCDDFVQPIVSWSHTDDHRFVLEDEETENTTKRNAYVGLEYQPRNADQYGGRLTGRMIYGDMCAGWVRSVQRGSDGRAVADRFDGHRPYISQWIQGGDDMLYVTTLGLCDDPGAGPLEPAGLWRVSVAE encoded by the coding sequence GTGCGGACTCGATCGCTTCTCACGCTCTCTCTCGCGCTCGCGCTCACCGCGTGCGGCGGTGACGACGACGGCCCGGTCGGGCCCGTCGATCCCTGGATGGAGTTCACGCCGCTGCAGCTGCCCGAAGGCACGATGCCGCTCGTCGGGGCGGCCGTCGTGCCGGGCACGGACGACGAGATGATCCTCCTCGAGATCCTCGGCACCGTGCGCCACGTGCGCATCGAGGAGGACACGGTCACGGAGCTCGGCTCGTTCACGATCACGCTCGAAGACGGCTGCTCGCTGCTCTCGACCGCGTTCGATCCCGACTACGAGACGAACCACTTCCTCTACGTCGGCCAGTGCACCACGGTCACCGGCAGCGAGATCGTGCGCTACACGTTCGCGCCGCCCGACTACGAGAGCGTCGTCGCGAGCGCACAGCGCATCTACTTCGTCGACGAGCCGATGGCGACGCGCGCCTGGCACCAGGTCGGCTCGATCGGCTTCTTCGACGACGGCTCGATGTGGGCGCTCTTCGGCGAGCAGCTGCGCAGCGCGAACGCGCAGGACGTCACGAACGACCTCGGCAAGATCCTGCGCATCGTGCCGAGCCGTGATCCCGCGATGGGCGGCTCGACGCCCTCGCCGCTCAACCCGTTCGCGTCGGGCGGCGGCGACGAGAGCCCGAACGTCTGGACGTGGGGCGTGCGCTCGCCGTTCCGCGGCGCGCTCGACGCGAGCGGCAACCTCTGGGTCGCCGACGTCGGCGAGAACACGTGGGAGGAGATCAACGTGGTGACCGGCCCGGGGCAGAACCTCGGCTGGCCGGTCCACGAGGGCCTCTGCCGCGAGCTCGACTGCGACGATTTCGTGCAGCCGATCGTCTCGTGGTCGCACACCGACGATCACCGCTTCGTCCTCGAGGACGAAGAGACCGAGAACACGACGAAGCGCAACGCGTACGTGGGCCTCGAGTACCAGCCGCGCAACGCCGATCAGTACGGCGGGCGCCTCACCGGCCGCATGATCTACGGCGACATGTGCGCGGGCTGGGTGCGCTCGGTGCAGCGCGGAAGCGACGGCCGTGCGGTCGCGGATCGTTTCGACGGCCACCGCCCGTACATCTCGCAGTGGATCCAGGGCGGCGACGACATGCTCTACGTGACGACGCTCGGCCTCTGTGACGATCCGGGCGCAGGCCCGCTCGAGCCCGCGGGCCTCTGGCGGGTCAGCGTCGCCGAGTGA
- a CDS encoding NADPH:quinone oxidoreductase family protein — translation MRAVLCESLGPVSSSLAVREIDAPRASGGQLVIDVKAAPVNFPDLLMVQGLYQMRPPLPFSPGGEIAGVVREVGPGVLGFAPGQRVMAFCGFGGFAERIVLAPAQCFAMPDEMPFEVGASLFLTYCTAHHALVDRGRVTRGETVLVLGAAGGVGVAAIQIAKALGARVIATASSEEKRQFCLSLGADQAIDPAADLKGTLKSLGGVDVVFDPVGGDLSEPALRALRPRGRFLVIGFASGTIPKLPLNLALLKECDVVGVQWGAFALREPDKQRAIVEDLIRMWRAGAVKPPIHRTYSLDETAQALDDLAQRRVMGKVVVTP, via the coding sequence ATGCGCGCCGTCCTCTGCGAGTCGCTCGGTCCCGTCTCCTCGTCGCTCGCCGTCCGCGAGATCGATGCGCCTCGCGCGTCGGGCGGACAGCTCGTGATCGACGTGAAAGCCGCGCCCGTGAACTTCCCCGACCTCTTGATGGTGCAGGGGCTCTACCAGATGCGCCCCCCGCTTCCGTTCTCGCCCGGCGGAGAGATCGCGGGCGTCGTGCGCGAGGTCGGGCCCGGCGTGCTCGGGTTCGCGCCGGGGCAGCGCGTGATGGCGTTCTGCGGGTTCGGCGGGTTCGCCGAGCGGATCGTGCTCGCGCCCGCGCAGTGCTTCGCGATGCCGGACGAGATGCCCTTCGAGGTCGGCGCGTCGCTCTTCCTCACGTACTGCACCGCGCACCACGCGCTCGTCGATCGCGGTCGTGTCACGCGCGGCGAGACGGTGCTCGTGCTCGGCGCGGCGGGCGGCGTCGGTGTCGCGGCGATCCAGATCGCGAAGGCGCTCGGCGCGCGCGTGATCGCGACCGCGTCGAGCGAGGAGAAGCGCCAGTTCTGCCTCTCGCTCGGTGCCGATCAGGCGATCGATCCCGCGGCGGATCTGAAGGGCACGCTCAAGTCGCTCGGCGGCGTCGACGTGGTGTTCGATCCGGTGGGCGGTGATCTCAGCGAGCCCGCGCTGCGCGCGCTGCGGCCGCGCGGGCGCTTCCTCGTCATCGGGTTCGCGAGCGGGACGATCCCGAAGCTGCCGCTCAACCTCGCGCTGCTCAAGGAGTGCGACGTGGTCGGCGTGCAGTGGGGCGCGTTCGCGCTGCGCGAGCCCGACAAGCAGCGCGCGATCGTCGAGGACCTGATCCGCATGTGGCGCGCGGGCGCGGTGAAGCCGCCGATCCACCGCACGTACTCGCTCGACGAGACGGCGCAGGCGCTCGACGACCTCGCGCAGCGGCGCGTGATGGGCAAGGTCGTCGTCACGCCGTGA
- a CDS encoding endonuclease/exonuclease/phosphatase family protein: protein MLASLDRIALALTTPIAVLALLRIAPGLSGHPFDALEAYSGWALASAWVALGYAITRRRPALAMLAAPGALVHAGLIAQLVVAPSARADDDGLVLRVATANLYAGNPRPDALASELAALDVDVLALEELTPRWREVLGEHGVLARFPHRVIDDRDDCFGIALLSRVPMDATIEDLAGVPMIDARLTTSAGPLRVLAVHTIPPLGPDAADWNAQIALLARLASSSREPTIVTGDLNASPFGRGYRALIDAGLRGAHESAGRGLATTWPNGARLLPPMRLDHVLVSRGIGVREVREGRGEGSDHRPVIATLTVR, encoded by the coding sequence GTGCTCGCGTCCCTCGACCGCATCGCGCTCGCGCTGACGACTCCGATCGCGGTGCTCGCGCTGCTGCGCATCGCGCCCGGGCTCTCCGGCCATCCGTTCGACGCGCTCGAGGCGTACTCGGGATGGGCGCTCGCGAGCGCGTGGGTCGCGCTCGGCTACGCGATCACGCGGCGCAGGCCGGCGCTCGCGATGCTGGCCGCGCCGGGGGCCCTCGTGCACGCAGGACTGATCGCGCAGCTCGTCGTCGCGCCCTCTGCGCGCGCCGACGACGACGGGCTCGTGCTGCGCGTCGCGACCGCGAACCTCTACGCCGGCAACCCGCGCCCGGACGCGCTCGCGTCCGAGCTCGCCGCGCTCGACGTCGACGTGCTCGCGCTCGAGGAGCTCACGCCGCGCTGGCGCGAGGTGCTCGGTGAGCACGGTGTGCTCGCGCGCTTCCCGCACCGCGTGATCGACGATCGCGACGACTGCTTCGGCATCGCGCTCCTCTCGCGCGTGCCGATGGACGCGACCATCGAGGACCTCGCCGGCGTGCCGATGATCGACGCACGCCTCACGACGAGCGCGGGCCCGCTGCGCGTGCTCGCGGTCCACACGATCCCGCCGCTCGGCCCGGACGCGGCCGACTGGAACGCGCAGATCGCGCTGCTCGCACGCCTCGCCTCGTCGTCGCGCGAGCCGACGATCGTCACCGGCGACCTCAACGCGAGCCCGTTCGGGCGCGGCTATCGCGCGCTGATCGACGCGGGCCTGCGCGGCGCGCACGAGTCCGCCGGACGCGGCCTCGCGACGACGTGGCCCAACGGCGCGCGCCTCTTGCCGCCGATGCGCCTCGACCACGTGCTCGTCTCGCGCGGCATCGGCGTGCGCGAGGTGCGCGAAGGACGCGGCGAGGGCAGCGATCACCGCCCCGTGATCGCCACGCTCACCGTGCGCTAG